The genomic DNA ACGGAGTTTCAGTCCTACGGCCAGCCGGAAGTGGTGATGGACAACGTTGCAAGCCTTGTCTTTACCTATTTTACCGCAGACAACGTTGAGACGACGGATCCCGCTCTCGTTTCCGCGGTTAGGATCAGCATATCGCTCATTCCTACCGCAGGAGACAATAAATCCGAAGCAAAGATGGTTGGAGAATTGGAAGGCTCAACGCTTGTTTACTGCCCAAACCTTGGAATGAGGCTTTAGGCAAATGGCATCTTTGCGAACTACGACAAGGAGCACGATGATGAACAACAATACGAAATCATGCGGTTTCGACCGGCTAGGCGCAGCTTTGATTACAGCCGTATTCATGGTAGCCATAGTAATGGTAATTGCCATTGGTATTTCTTTTGTGCTTTACTCCGAAATTCTTGGCTCGGGAAGGACGGCATCCACGACCAAAGCGCTGTTCGCCGCGGAAGGCGCGCAAGAATACGCCCGAATCCTGCTCGACAGTGCGCTTCAGAATTTCTCGGTGCCGGCGCACCTTCAGTCGGGCGATATTGATCAGTACGCGGCCGACGCCCTATCCGGCAGCAGAACCGGTGACAGGGACATCGGAGTGCTCGTGGATTTTTGCCCCGCATTCGAGCAATTCATGCCTAGAGGCGAAATGGGAGTTTTATCCGGCGAAATCGGACAAGGACAGTCAAAGACCAAGTTTGAACTCGCATTCGACTTCTGGCCTACCGGAGTGGACGAGCCCGAACCTTCCGACCCGACCGGTGCATATGTCTTTCATTATGACTACGAGATTACCAGCAAGGGCGACATGCCGAGCGGAACAATCACGGCAGAGCAGGTTACTCAGCTGACCGGTTCGCTTGAAGTGACCGTATTTCATCCCAGTTTTTCCTTTTACGATTTCTTCACGGTCGTAATGAAAACTCCTGCAGGCCAGCAGATTTATTTCGCAAACAACGAAGTGCTGGACGGCCCCGTTTACGTCGGCAGCAAGCCGGGATTCGCGGGAAACGACGCGGGCGGAGGACCGACATTCACCGACCAGTTTCAGACCACTTGGGCAAGCTGGGACACCGCAGAAAAAATTTACAATCCCGTGGTTAAATGGAACGAAGAATACCCTGCCCTCTGGGGCGTGGATGAAATTCCCGTACCTGGCAACTCGTTTTCTCAATCTAGAGCTGCCATGGGAGATTATGCCGATGTAAGCGACACGACAAAGCCGGTTACTCATGCCGAAAGGCGCGAAAACCTTGGCCTAACGCCCGGCACTTCGGCGCCGCCAGCCGGCGTTTATTATGCAAAGGGCGACGGCGTCGACAATATCGGTAATGACACAAACGAGCTTCTGGGCGGAATTTATATTTACGGCGATGTTCAGAACATGGACCTTGCAGCCGTGGGTTCAACTCAAGTAATCAGGATCCAGCAAGGCGGCCAGTGGACGGAAATCGTGATAGACAATGCTGCCGGTACGATGACCGTCACCGAGCCAGGCGACCCTCCCAGGGTTTTCAACGATGTTCCCAACGGCGTAATTCACGTCGAGGGAACGTTGGATAATCTTGGGCGCGCATCGGGGGCGTCGGCGGCCATCGAGGAAAATTCGATGATGACCATTTCCGCTCAGAACAGCATTTACGTAGACAACCACCTCAACTACGAAGTTGATCCGACTGTTGATCCTGATGCGAGAAACGTGCTTGGGCTGGTTGCCGGTTCCGGCAACGTTTTGGTAACCGATAACGCACCAAGCAATTTGCGGCTTGATGCAACCATATTCGCTACGGCGGCTGGAAAAGGTTTCGGCGTCGAGAATTACAAGTACAAGCCAGCGAGCGGTGCCCTGAACCTTTTTGGAGGGGTTATTATGGACTCCTACCAGGCAATCGGCACATTCTCAAGCACAGGTCCGAAAAGTGGATATTATAAAAACTTTCATTACGACAGGCGATTCCTGGAAGGTTCATTCGCCCCTCCGTTCTTCCCAACGGTACAGACTTACGTTGGAAGGCTGAGGTCACTAAACCGCACCGATTGGGGACAGGTCGTTCCCGAAGAGCCGGAAGACTAGCTTGCGGGAAAAGCCGTTTATCGAGGGGAAAGCATCCGCTGGGGATGTAACTTTGCGCACAAGCTAAACTTTGGCCGCGAGCGGAAATTTTCTTTTGGCGGACGCCAAATTGCTGTATTATCTGCCTACCGCTTGTGCCGGAGGTCACTTGTATGGCGCATGCCTTGCCGTTTACCGATGAACATTTGATGCTGCGCGGGATGGTGCACGACTTCGCTCAGGAGCAGATAGCTCCAAAAGCAGCGGAACTGGACGCTTCCCAAGAGTTCCCCGCGGAAAACCTTAGAAAATGCGCGGAACTAGGCCTCCTTGGCGTTCCAATTCCGGAAAAGTACGGCGGGATGGGCGCGGATCTGGTCAGCTACTGCATTACTATCGAGGAGCTTTCGCGGGCTTGCGGCTCTACCGGCATAACCGTGCTTGCCCACTGCGGCCTGGGGATGAAGCCGATCGACAACTTCGGAACGCACGAGCAGAAGCTGAAATACCTGCCCAAGTGCTGCGCTGGCGAGTGGATTGCCGCTTTCGGACTTTCCGAGCCGCAGGCCGGCAGCGACGCTGCGGCGACAAAAACCCGAGCGGAAAAGCGGGGCGACAAGTACATCGTAAACGGCAGCAAGATGTGGATCACGAACGGCGGCATCGCGGACGTGATTGTGATGACTGCCCGCACCGACCCGGAATCGAAAGGCGCCCGCGGGATTTCTTGCTTCATCATTGAAAAAGGCTTCGAGGGCTTCGAACCGGGCAAAAAAGAAGACAAACTGGGGCTGCGCGCGAGTATGACCAGCCAGCTGTTCTTCAAAGATACGGTTGTTCCAGCCGAAAACCTGCTTGGCAAAGAGGGAGAAGGATTCAAGCAATTCATGCGCACGCTCGATCCGGGTCGCGTCGTGATCGCGGCGATGGCACTGGGTATCGCCAAAGCCGCTCTCTCCGCGGCGACGGATTACGTCCGCCAGCGCGAGCAGTTCGGAATGAAGCTCTCCAAGTTCCAGTCCACGCAATTTAAAATCGCGGAAATGGCTGCCAAGGTCGAGGCCGCGGAATACCTGACCTACGGTGCCGCATTCAAGTATCAGGCGGGCGACAAGGCAAGCAAAGAATGCGCGATGGCCAAGCTGTATACAAGCGAAATCGCCACCTGGGTGTGCGAGCAAGCGATCCAGCTCCACGGCGGATACGGCTACACGAGGGACTTCCCGGTCGAGCGCTACTGGCGGGACGTCAAGCTCTGCGAGATAGGCGAGGGGACGAGCGAAATCCAGCGGCTTGTGATCGCGCGCGAGATACTGGGGAAGGAATTTGTGTAGCGGCCGGCCGCGATTTCGATTATATTCAATGCGATGTTCAAGCGTGTATTAATTGCCAACCGGGGCGAAATCGCAGTGCGTGTCATCCGCGGGTGCCGCGAATTGGGCTGCGAAACCGTCGCGGTTTACTCCGAGGCGGATGCGGCTGCGCTTCACGTTCGCACGGCGGACAAGGCCGTCCTCCTCGGCCCGCCTCCCGCGCCGGAAAGCTACCTGCGCGCGGACAAGGTGATTGCCACCGCGCTTGAAAACGGCTGCGACGCTGTCCATCCGGGTTACGGATTCCTTGCCGAAAACGCCGGATTCGCGCAGGCGGTGATTGACGCGGGATTGGCATGGATAGGCCCGCCGCCGTCCGCGATCCGCGCGATGGGACTCAAGGTCGAAGCACGGGCGCTCGCGAAGGCCAGCGGCGCGCCGTTCGTTCCGGGATTCGACGACACAAATGCGAGCGACTCGGAGTTCATCGCCGCCGCGGAAAAGATGGGCTGGCCGGTAATGGTGAAAGCGTCCGCCGGCGGCGGCGGCAAGGGGATGCGCATCGTGCACGAAGCGGCGAAGTTGCCGGACGCGCTCGCCGCGGCGCGGCGCGAAGCAGCTTCCGCGTTCGGCGACCCATCCGTTTATCTCGAAAAATATATCGAAAATCCGCGCCACATCGAAATCCAAGTATTGTTCGACAAAGACGGCCGCGGCATACACCTGGGCGAACGCGAGTGCAGCATCCAGCGCCGCCACCAAAAAGTCGTCGAGGAAACGCCGTCGCCCGCGGTCAGCGCGGAAACGCGCGCGCGTATGGGCGCGGCCGCGATCGGGATCGCGGCTAAGGTCGGATACGTCGGCGCGGGCACCGTCGAGTTCATGATGGACCAGTCGGGCGAATTTTATTTTCTCGAAATGAACACGCGGCTGCAGGTGGAGCATCCGGTTACCGAGTTTGTGTACGGCGTTGACCTGGTTCACGAGCAGCTCCGGATTGCGTCGGGCGAGGGAATGTCGTTGCGGCAAGAGGATTTAACACCACGCGGCCATTCGATTGAAGTCCGCGTCTGCGCGGAAGATCCGGATGCGGGATTCCTGCCGCAGATAGGCAGGGTAGAGGTGTTGCGCGTTCCGCAGGCGCCGGGAGTGCGGTTCGACTCGATGCTGTACGAAGGCTGCGAAATTTCGCCGCATTACGACCCGCTTCTCGGAAAACTTATCGTTTACGGGGAGTCGCGCGCGGCCGCGATCGCGCGGCTGAAATCCGCGCTGCGCGAAACCGCTGTGCTCGGCGTGACGACCAACCTGCCCTACCTGCTGCGGCTTATCTCGCATCCGGCGTTCGCAGAAGGGAAATTGCATACCGGATTCATCGAGGAGCATTCCGCCGACCTCGCCGCGCAACCCGCGGGCGAGCCGGAACTTATCGCCGCCGCGCTGGCGCTGGCTAAACCGGCCGCGCCGCAAGCGACAATCGCCGCGGGAGCTGGAAACAACCGGATGCCGACGCCGTGGGAATATCTGGGAGCTTGGAGCAACACGTGACACCATGAAGGAATTTTTAAAATCATCGAGCGATATCAAGGAAATCTCGATCGCGGAGCGAGCCGACGGCTCGGCCGCGGTTTCGATTGGCGGCGATAATTTGGAGATTAGGGACGTCGCTCGAAACGGCCCGGAGATTCGCTTCGCTCTTGGCGGTAAATCTTTTTCGTTTCTTGTTTCCGCCAACCGCAAGAAGATAACGGTTTGGCGCGACGGCGCGGTGCACACTTTCGAACGCGCGGAAGGAAAATCGGTGGGCGCGGGAGGCGCGGCGGATTCCGCGTCCAGCCTTTCGTCCCAGATGCCGGGAATCGTGCTGAAGCTTTTGCGTAATCCCGGCGACGAGGTGGCCGCGGGCGCGCCGCTTTTAATCCTGGAAGCCATGAAGATGGAGCACGAAATCGCTGCGCCATCGGACGGCAAAGTCGTCAGCTACCCGTTCGCGGAAGGCCAGCGCGTAATGCCGGGGGACCTGCTGGTGGAATTCGAAGCGAACGTCCCGGTTGGCTAGGTCTTTGCCGCCGCTTTGTAGCGAAGTTCCTGCTAAATGCGAGTATCCGAAAAAAACCTTAGCCCGGCACGACCTTGTAACCGTACATAAGTATCCCCGCGTGGCCGTCCTGCTGGATCTTGCGAAACTCGATGCGCACCGGCATCCCGACCTCGATTTTGTCGAACGGGCAGTCCACGAGTTGCGCGGTTATCCTTCCGCCGCCGTCCATCTCGCATATCGCCATCGCGTACGGCGCTTCGTCCGCGAATTGCGTCGGCCCGATGTGGATTATGGTGTATGTCAGCACCTTGCCGGTCTGCGACAGCTTGCAGGGCTCCAGATTGGCCGGATCGCATCCCGGCTCGCACACCCGCCGCGGCGGGAAAAACACCTTCCCGCAGCTCTTGCAGCGGTTCGCTTCGTAGCGGTATCTCTGCGGTTGCTCCCGCCAGTAACCCGGAACAGACATCTTATTTCACCTCCAGGATGTGCACGACGGAGCTTCCGCCGCTTCCGCCCATATTCTGCGCCAGACCGCGCTTCGCGCCTTCCACCTGGCGCTTGCCCGCCTCGCCGCGAAGCTGGGTGACGAGCTCGTGAATTTGACCAATTCCCGTCGCTCCGACAGGATGGCCTTTGGATTTCAGCCCGCCGCTCGTGTTTATAGGCTTTTTGCCGCCGATCGCGGTCTCGCCCGCGGCCGCGGCTTTGCCTCCCTTTCCCTTCTCGAAGAAGCCGAGATCTTCGCTGACTATGATTTCGGCTATCGAGAAACAGTCGTGGACTTCCGCGAAATCAATGTCCTCCGGTCCGACTTTGGCCATATCGTACGCGCGCTTTGCAGCGATCACGGTCGAATTGAGCGTTGAAAAGTCGCCGCGGCTGTGAAGCGCAATCGAATCCGTCGCCGCTCCCATACCCGCCACCTTGACGACCGGCCTGCCCTTGGAAAACTTAGCCGCCAAATCCAGCGGGCACAATATGGCCGCGGCCGCGCCGTCGGTTATCGGGCTGCAATCCATCAAAGTCAGCGGATCGGCGACCATCACCGAGTTGATCACGGTCTCCAGCTTGATCGCGCCCTGAAACTGCGCGTGGGGATTGTGAACGCCGTTGGCATGGCTTTTGACCGGCACGGCGGCAAGCTCCTCACGCGTCAATCCGAACCGGCGCATGTAATCCCGCGCCATCATCGCGTACAGGCCCGGAAATGTAACGCCGTTGTAGACTTCATAGTCTCCGTCCGCGGCAGTCGCCAGCGCGTAAGTAGCGCCGCCGCCGTCCACGTCGGTCATCTTTTCGACGCCGCTCACCAGCACGATGTCGGACAGCCCGCTCGCGACTTCGATGAATCCCGCGCGCATCGCCATTCCGCCCGACGCGCACGCGCTTTCAACACGCGTCGCGGGCACCGGCGTTATCCCCAGGTAATCCGCAAGCAGCGAGCCCAGATGCTCCTGCCCGACGAACAACCCGGGCGTCATGCATCCGACGTACATACTGTCCACATGGTCCACGCCCGCGTCATTGATTGCGTTCAGGGCCGCCTCGACCCACAGGTCGCGCAGGCTGCGCTCCCACAGCTCGCCCCAGCGCTGGATTCCGATTCCGATTACCGCAACGTCTCTCATTTCGTCCTCCTACTCCGCTTTCCTGATCTTTCCGCGGAATTTGGCGTACTGGCCGTAGCTTAAGTAAACCTTGTTCTCGTCCAGCTGCGGCCGGGTGAACGGCGCCTTGCCCCTCACCTTCGGCAGCAGCTCCGTCGCCTTCCAGACGAACGCGTCGCTTCCCGCGCCGCTTCCGTAACTGCACATCATTATCAGGTCGCCAGGATTTGCTTCGTCCAGAATCGCGGTAAGCCCGATTGGCGACGCGCCGCTGTAAGTGTTGCCCAGCCAGGGCGACAGCCATCCCGTTTTCATTTGCTCCTCGGTAAATCCGAGCATCTTGCCCACATTCATCGGGAACTTGCCGTTGGGCTGGTGGAAGACCGCATACCGGAAGTCGGACGGTTTAAGCCCCGCCTTTTCCAGCAGACCGCGCGTCCCTCCCAAAATATGCTTGAAATACGCGGGCTCGCCGGTAAACCGTCCGCCGTGGCGCGGGTAAAACTGGTATTCCCGCCGCCAAAAGTCCGGAGTGTCGGTCATATAACTGAAAGTATGCAGACACTCGGCCAGCACGTTCTCGCGGCCCATGATGAACGCCGCGCTGCCCGCACTCGCGCTGTATTCAAGCGCGTCGCCCGGTGCTCCCTGCGAAGTGTCGCCTCCGATGCCGAGCGCGTATTCCATCTCCCCCGCTTTTACTTGCGACAGCGCGACGTACATAGCCTCGCTGCCCGCCTTGCAAGCGAACTCGAAGTCCGCGCAATGGATGTCCGGAGTCGCCCCGATAGCTTCGGCGACAATCGTGCCGGACGGCTTGACGGCGTACGGATGCGACTCGCTGCCTATGTAAATCGCGCCGATTTTCGCCGGGTCTATGCCCGCGCGCGCGATCGCGTGCCGCGCCGCCTCGACGGACATGGTTATCGTGTCCTGGTCGGGCGCCGGTACCGACTTTTCGTACAGCATCAGGCCGCGCTTGTACGCGACGGCATCAGCGCCCCATACAGCGGCAATCTCCTCCAATTTGATACGGTGCCGCGGCAAGTATGCCCCGTAGCCCACAATTCCTGCCATTGACATGCCTCCTGGGACCCCGGCGCGAAGCGCGCCTGTGCTTTCGGTCACAAGATTTTATACCACCATGACGCCAACCGCGACAATCTGAAAGGCATTTTGTGCTCAAATATCCCCTGATGCGCTTGTGAAATCGTTTCTTTGCTAAAATCGTGCCGTGGAGAGAATCCAGAGCAGGATCAACACCAATTCAGCCGACTTCAAGGAAAACGACAGGCACAACCGCGCGCTGGTGGCGGAGCTGAACGAACGGACTGCCAAAGTCAAGCAAGGCGGCGGCGGCAAGTACCTTGAGCGCCACCGCGAGCAAGGAAAGCTTTTCGTGCGCGAAAGATTGGCGCTGTTGCTCGATCCGGGGACGCCGTGGCTCGAATTTTCGGCGCTGGCCGGGTGGGAAATGTACGACAGCTACGTACCCGCGGGCGGGATAGTGACCGGCATCGGCCGCGTTTCGGGAGTCGAGTGCGTAATCGTGGCGAACGACGCGACCGTAAAGGGCGGCACCTACCATCCGATTACAATAAAAAAGCACCTTCGCGCCCAGGAAATCGCGCTTGAAAACAACCTGCCCTGCATTTATCTCGTGGACTCGGGCGGCGTGTTCCTGCCGCTGCAGGCCGAGCTGTTCCCCGACAAGGAGCACTTCGGGCGAATCTTTTACAACCAGGCGATCATGAGCGCGCGCAACATCCCGCAGATAAGCGCGGTGATGGGCAGCTGCACCGCGGGCGGCGCGTACGTCCCCGCGATGAGCGACGAAACGATAATCGTCAAGGGCTACGGGACGATTTTCCTCGGCGGGCCGCCGCTCGTCAAAGCCGCGACGGGCGAGGAATGCACGCCGGAGGAGCTTGGCGGAGCGGAAGTGCACACGCGGA from bacterium includes the following:
- a CDS encoding acyl-CoA dehydrogenase family protein encodes the protein MAHALPFTDEHLMLRGMVHDFAQEQIAPKAAELDASQEFPAENLRKCAELGLLGVPIPEKYGGMGADLVSYCITIEELSRACGSTGITVLAHCGLGMKPIDNFGTHEQKLKYLPKCCAGEWIAAFGLSEPQAGSDAAATKTRAEKRGDKYIVNGSKMWITNGGIADVIVMTARTDPESKGARGISCFIIEKGFEGFEPGKKEDKLGLRASMTSQLFFKDTVVPAENLLGKEGEGFKQFMRTLDPGRVVIAAMALGIAKAALSAATDYVRQREQFGMKLSKFQSTQFKIAEMAAKVEAAEYLTYGAAFKYQAGDKASKECAMAKLYTSEIATWVCEQAIQLHGGYGYTRDFPVERYWRDVKLCEIGEGTSEIQRLVIAREILGKEFV
- a CDS encoding acetyl-CoA carboxylase biotin carboxylase subunit — protein: MFKRVLIANRGEIAVRVIRGCRELGCETVAVYSEADAAALHVRTADKAVLLGPPPAPESYLRADKVIATALENGCDAVHPGYGFLAENAGFAQAVIDAGLAWIGPPPSAIRAMGLKVEARALAKASGAPFVPGFDDTNASDSEFIAAAEKMGWPVMVKASAGGGGKGMRIVHEAAKLPDALAAARREAASAFGDPSVYLEKYIENPRHIEIQVLFDKDGRGIHLGERECSIQRRHQKVVEETPSPAVSAETRARMGAAAIGIAAKVGYVGAGTVEFMMDQSGEFYFLEMNTRLQVEHPVTEFVYGVDLVHEQLRIASGEGMSLRQEDLTPRGHSIEVRVCAEDPDAGFLPQIGRVEVLRVPQAPGVRFDSMLYEGCEISPHYDPLLGKLIVYGESRAAAIARLKSALRETAVLGVTTNLPYLLRLISHPAFAEGKLHTGFIEEHSADLAAQPAGEPELIAAALALAKPAAPQATIAAGAGNNRMPTPWEYLGAWSNT
- a CDS encoding biotin/lipoyl-binding protein, with the protein product MKEFLKSSSDIKEISIAERADGSAAVSIGGDNLEIRDVARNGPEIRFALGGKSFSFLVSANRKKITVWRDGAVHTFERAEGKSVGAGGAADSASSLSSQMPGIVLKLLRNPGDEVAAGAPLLILEAMKMEHEIAAPSDGKVVSYPFAEGQRVMPGDLLVEFEANVPVG
- a CDS encoding Zn-ribbon domain-containing OB-fold protein, translated to MSVPGYWREQPQRYRYEANRCKSCGKVFFPPRRVCEPGCDPANLEPCKLSQTGKVLTYTIIHIGPTQFADEAPYAMAICEMDGGGRITAQLVDCPFDKIEVGMPVRIEFRKIQQDGHAGILMYGYKVVPG
- a CDS encoding thiolase domain-containing protein gives rise to the protein MRDVAVIGIGIQRWGELWERSLRDLWVEAALNAINDAGVDHVDSMYVGCMTPGLFVGQEHLGSLLADYLGITPVPATRVESACASGGMAMRAGFIEVASGLSDIVLVSGVEKMTDVDGGGATYALATAADGDYEVYNGVTFPGLYAMMARDYMRRFGLTREELAAVPVKSHANGVHNPHAQFQGAIKLETVINSVMVADPLTLMDCSPITDGAAAAILCPLDLAAKFSKGRPVVKVAGMGAATDSIALHSRGDFSTLNSTVIAAKRAYDMAKVGPEDIDFAEVHDCFSIAEIIVSEDLGFFEKGKGGKAAAAGETAIGGKKPINTSGGLKSKGHPVGATGIGQIHELVTQLRGEAGKRQVEGAKRGLAQNMGGSGGSSVVHILEVK
- a CDS encoding hydroxymethylglutaryl-CoA synthase, producing the protein MAGIVGYGAYLPRHRIKLEEIAAVWGADAVAYKRGLMLYEKSVPAPDQDTITMSVEAARHAIARAGIDPAKIGAIYIGSESHPYAVKPSGTIVAEAIGATPDIHCADFEFACKAGSEAMYVALSQVKAGEMEYALGIGGDTSQGAPGDALEYSASAGSAAFIMGRENVLAECLHTFSYMTDTPDFWRREYQFYPRHGGRFTGEPAYFKHILGGTRGLLEKAGLKPSDFRYAVFHQPNGKFPMNVGKMLGFTEEQMKTGWLSPWLGNTYSGASPIGLTAILDEANPGDLIMMCSYGSGAGSDAFVWKATELLPKVRGKAPFTRPQLDENKVYLSYGQYAKFRGKIRKAE